TATCTAATGACGTTATAAAGCACTTCGCTGGAAAAGTGCCGATTTTGGGTGTCTGCCTTGGGCATCAGTGCATCGGTGATGTGTTCGGCGGTGAGGTGGTGCGTGCGGATCGATTGATGCACGGCAAAACCTCCATGATAGTCCACAACGGTGCTGAGCTTTTTGAAGGCTTGGATAATCCATTTGAGGCGACACGCTACCATTCGCTTATCGTCCGAAAGGAAACACTGCCGGAATGTTTTGAGATTACGGCGTGGACAGACCAAGACGAGATCATGGGGCTTCGGCATAAAACTTTACCTATCTGGGGTGTGCAGTTTCATCCGGAGTCAATTTTGACGGCTGCTGGAAAGAGCCTATTGGCAAACTTTTTGGCACTATAACATAGAGGTTTAATAATGGCAAAACAAACGAGCAAGAAAACACCCGTGCCGGTTTTGGTCTCTTGGTCTTCAGGTAAAGATTCCGCTTGGGCATTGCATACGCTACGGCAACAACCGGAACACTATGACGTGCGCGGTATCTTTACGACTGTTACGAAAACATTTGACCGGGTGTCTATTCACTCTACACCCGCATGGGTGTTGAAACAGCAATCTGAAAAGCTTGGCGTACCCTTGTACGAGATACCGATTCCCTATCCTTGTTCTAATGCTATCTACGAGGAAGCGATGCGGAAATTTCTTGCTGAGGTGGAAGCGTTACCTGAGCATTTGAGGGCATCACATTTCGCATTTGGGGATCTGTTCCTTGAGGACATTCGGGAGTATCGCGAGGATAAGC
This is a stretch of genomic DNA from Candidatus Poribacteria bacterium. It encodes these proteins:
- a CDS encoding aminodeoxychorismate/anthranilate synthase component II: MVLMIDNYDSFTYNLVQYLGELGAELEIHRSRKIGLEALDALQPERIVISPGPCTPKEAGISNDVIKHFAGKVPILGVCLGHQCIGDVFGGEVVRADRLMHGKTSMIVHNGAELFEGLDNPFEATRYHSLIVRKETLPECFEITAWTDQDEIMGLRHKTLPIWGVQFHPESILTAAGKSLLANFLAL
- a CDS encoding adenine nucleotide alpha hydrolase — protein: MAKQTSKKTPVPVLVSWSSGKDSAWALHTLRQQPEHYDVRGIFTTVTKTFDRVSIHSTPAWVLKQQSEKLGVPLYEIPIPYPCSNAIYEEAMRKFLAEVEALPEHLRASHFAFGDLFLEDIREYREDKLSGTGFTPIFPVWKEDTTALAQKMIASGLRAIVTALNPTKVPADFAGRWFDANLLADMPDGVDPLGENGEFHTCVVDGPMFSSPVAAKPGRVVQRDIVSTKDNDDKIHTRSNTSPTYIYADVVPLDA